A genomic stretch from Acidobacteriota bacterium includes:
- a CDS encoding DoxX family protein — translation MKLPAKYSDTAYALLRIVAAVLYSFHGAQKIFGILGGTRPAAFSQLWFAGLIELAGGLAIAVGFGTRIAAFIASGEMAVAYIQVHWKLQLTGQAFPLVNHGELAVLYCFLFLFVAARGTVKWGLAKK, via the coding sequence ATGAAGCTTCCCGCGAAATATTCCGACACGGCTTACGCCCTGCTGCGGATCGTGGCCGCCGTCCTGTATTCGTTCCACGGGGCCCAGAAGATCTTCGGCATCCTGGGCGGGACCCGGCCGGCGGCGTTCTCCCAGCTGTGGTTCGCCGGGCTGATCGAGCTCGCCGGCGGATTGGCCATCGCCGTCGGCTTCGGCACCCGGATCGCGGCCTTCATCGCCAGCGGCGAAATGGCCGTGGCTTACATCCAGGTCCACTGGAAGCTTCAGCTGACCGGCCAGGCCTTTCCCCTCGTGAACCACGGGGAGCTGGCGGTGCTCTACTGTTTCCTGTTCCTTTTCGTAGCCGCGCGGGGGACGGTCAAGTGGGGGCTGGCTAAGAAATGA
- a CDS encoding DUF362 domain-containing protein, giving the protein MKRSPYRSMPPENAVGRRDFLLKAGGALGAGLVMTGRSLVFAQQAQGQAPAAKPAGQPPKPKTNIEDALKVPRTKWSLPGPFPGRVVEVHDPAAMPDGKVDAAVVGAMVEKGIRGLTGKSLKKSFGQFFAKDDIVGLKVNPVGPGLISTRLEVVDAVIGWLASCGLPRRNIIIWDRFDYMLKDAGFTAERFPGVGIEGLQTMDEAAAEGKTQDNSKWLKADGSHVSAPNFDQAVYYWADVEGPKDLPYLNQHVFNGKHSYFGKLLTKKLTKIVNLPVFKNTGNAISMATKNIGYGAVCNTNRLHQPLFLDVCVEVPAFWPVRDKMVLNITDGLRSQYDGGPDKNAKFAYIDNRLYFASDPFALDMVCHGRILAKRKEMGVAVNENPRFTNYLRYAEKLGLGVADPAKIVHVKA; this is encoded by the coding sequence ATGAAACGATCCCCGTACCGCTCGATGCCCCCCGAGAACGCAGTCGGCCGCCGGGATTTCCTGCTGAAGGCCGGCGGGGCGCTCGGCGCCGGCTTGGTCATGACCGGCCGGAGCCTCGTCTTCGCCCAGCAGGCCCAGGGCCAGGCGCCCGCGGCCAAGCCGGCCGGGCAGCCGCCGAAACCCAAGACCAATATCGAGGACGCCCTCAAGGTCCCCCGGACCAAGTGGAGCCTGCCCGGGCCGTTCCCCGGACGGGTCGTCGAGGTCCATGACCCGGCGGCCATGCCCGACGGCAAGGTCGATGCGGCCGTGGTCGGGGCCATGGTCGAAAAGGGGATCCGCGGGCTGACAGGCAAGAGCCTGAAGAAGAGCTTCGGCCAGTTCTTCGCCAAGGACGACATCGTCGGGCTCAAGGTCAACCCCGTCGGCCCGGGCCTCATCAGCACCCGGCTCGAGGTCGTCGACGCCGTCATCGGCTGGCTCGCCTCCTGCGGCCTGCCGCGCCGGAACATCATCATCTGGGACCGCTTCGACTACATGCTCAAGGACGCCGGCTTCACGGCCGAGCGCTTTCCGGGCGTCGGGATCGAGGGCCTGCAGACGATGGACGAGGCCGCCGCCGAGGGCAAGACCCAGGACAACAGCAAGTGGCTCAAGGCCGACGGCAGCCATGTCAGCGCCCCCAATTTCGACCAGGCGGTCTACTACTGGGCCGACGTCGAGGGGCCCAAGGACCTGCCCTATCTCAACCAGCACGTCTTCAACGGCAAGCACTCCTATTTCGGCAAGCTGCTGACGAAGAAACTGACCAAGATCGTCAACCTGCCCGTGTTCAAGAACACCGGGAATGCCATCTCCATGGCCACCAAGAACATCGGCTACGGCGCGGTCTGCAACACCAACCGGCTCCACCAGCCGCTCTTCCTGGATGTCTGCGTCGAGGTGCCGGCCTTCTGGCCGGTGCGCGACAAGATGGTCCTGAACATCACCGACGGCCTGCGCTCCCAGTACGACGGCGGGCCGGACAAGAACGCCAAGTTCGCCTACATCGATAACCGGCTCTATTTCGCCTCCGACCCGTTCGCCCTGGACATGGTCTGCCACGGCAGGATCTTGGCCAAGCGCAAGGAGATGGGCGTGGCGGTCAACGAGAACCCGCGCTTCACGAACTATCTGCGCTACGCCGAGAAGCTCGGGCTCGGGGTCGCCGACCCGGCCAAGATCGTCCATGTCAAGGCCTGA
- a CDS encoding tetratricopeptide repeat protein: protein MKHRLLRVLRLGAAGCLAAVLALALPAVLAGQENLGRGRVTGKVVDRNDRPVAGALIVAQSLTALTTRLEARTDGKGGFVVGGMGTGPWRFTVGKSGYQDAVQDVDVHQLRPNQPLVFVLTELAAAAPADNARKEAEDNLALGNQLLAAEKYAEARELLEGFLKDHPDAYQVRLQIGMCSLKLGETDLAETELKALLDAIAAKSGSYDKEPALAVQALAGLGEAAVKRGDMEAAMARFREALTVSPTSELVAYNVAEILFANQKTDEAIQYYLMAIEIKKDWPKPYYKLGIACLNKGDYPKALEYLRKFVALDPQSQAAAEARNVIAAIEKMK from the coding sequence ATGAAACATCGCCTTCTTCGCGTCCTCCGGCTCGGCGCGGCCGGGTGCCTCGCGGCCGTCCTGGCGCTCGCCCTTCCGGCCGTCCTGGCGGGCCAGGAGAACCTCGGCCGGGGCCGGGTCACGGGCAAGGTCGTCGACCGGAACGATCGTCCGGTCGCGGGGGCGCTGATCGTCGCCCAGAGCCTGACCGCCCTGACCACGAGGCTCGAGGCCAGGACCGACGGCAAGGGCGGCTTCGTTGTCGGCGGGATGGGGACGGGCCCCTGGCGCTTCACTGTCGGCAAGAGCGGATACCAGGACGCCGTCCAGGACGTCGACGTGCACCAGCTCCGGCCGAACCAGCCGCTGGTCTTCGTTCTGACCGAGCTTGCGGCCGCCGCCCCCGCGGACAATGCCCGCAAGGAGGCCGAAGACAACCTGGCCCTCGGCAACCAGCTCCTGGCGGCGGAGAAATATGCCGAGGCCCGGGAGCTACTGGAAGGTTTCCTGAAGGACCATCCCGACGCCTATCAGGTCCGGCTGCAGATCGGCATGTGCTCTCTCAAGCTCGGGGAGACCGACCTGGCCGAGACGGAGCTGAAGGCCCTGCTGGACGCGATCGCGGCGAAGTCGGGATCATACGACAAGGAGCCGGCCTTGGCGGTCCAGGCCCTGGCCGGGCTGGGCGAGGCGGCGGTCAAGCGCGGCGACATGGAAGCCGCGATGGCCCGCTTCCGCGAGGCCCTGACCGTGTCCCCGACAAGCGAGCTCGTCGCCTATAACGTGGCCGAGATCCTTTTCGCCAACCAGAAGACCGACGAGGCGATCCAGTATTACCTGATGGCCATCGAGATCAAGAAGGACTGGCCCAAGCCGTACTACAAGCTGGGCATCGCCTGCCTGAACAAGGGCGATTATCCCAAGGCGCTCGAATACCTGCGCAAGTTCGTGGCCCTGGACCCGCAGAGCCAGGCCGCGGCGGAGGCCCGCAACGTCATCGCCGCCATCGAAAAGATGAAATAG
- a CDS encoding alpha-L-fucosidase, translating into MKAKAAKILILAIVLAAVTQTAAAQLPKETEAQKAQRMRWWTEARFGMFIHWGLYALPARHEWVKNHERLTNEQYQKYFEIFDPDLYNPREWARMAKAAGMKYAVLTAKHHEGFCLWDSKYTDYKATNTPIGRDLVKEFVEAFRAEGLKVGFYYSLIDWHHPDYTVDRNHPQRAESDADYARLNAGRDMARYREYLKNQVRELLTNYGEISIIWFDFSFPGKNGKGRDDWDSLNLLKLARSLQPGIIVDDRLDLADVEGGWDFTTPEQEKVAKWPERNGRRVPWETCQTFSGSWGYYRDEYTWKSPAQLLELLAESVSKGGNLLLNVGPTARGTFDDRAQASLKAMGDWMKVNGRSIYGCTEAPAGFVAPPNTLLTWNPAANRLYVHLLDYPLDRIVLPGMAGKVKYAQFLHDASELWMSPGRGDGAADLTLSLPVRKPPVEIPVVELLLK; encoded by the coding sequence ATGAAAGCCAAAGCCGCGAAGATCCTGATCCTGGCCATCGTCCTGGCGGCGGTCACCCAGACCGCCGCGGCTCAGCTGCCGAAGGAGACCGAGGCCCAGAAAGCCCAGCGGATGCGGTGGTGGACCGAGGCCCGCTTCGGGATGTTCATCCACTGGGGGCTCTACGCCCTGCCGGCCCGCCACGAGTGGGTCAAGAACCATGAGCGGCTGACCAACGAGCAGTATCAGAAGTATTTCGAGATCTTCGACCCCGACCTCTACAACCCCCGGGAATGGGCCCGGATGGCCAAGGCCGCCGGCATGAAGTACGCCGTCCTGACGGCCAAGCACCACGAGGGGTTCTGCCTCTGGGATTCGAAATACACCGATTACAAGGCGACGAACACGCCCATCGGCAGGGATCTGGTCAAGGAGTTCGTGGAAGCCTTCCGGGCCGAGGGCCTGAAGGTCGGGTTCTATTATTCGCTCATCGACTGGCACCACCCCGACTACACCGTCGACCGGAACCACCCCCAGCGCGCCGAGAGCGACGCCGACTACGCCAGGCTGAACGCGGGCCGGGACATGGCCAGGTACCGCGAATACCTCAAGAACCAGGTCCGCGAGCTGCTGACGAACTACGGCGAGATCAGCATCATCTGGTTCGATTTCTCGTTCCCCGGCAAGAACGGCAAGGGCCGCGACGACTGGGATTCCCTGAACCTGCTCAAGCTGGCCCGCTCGCTCCAGCCCGGCATCATCGTCGATGACCGGCTCGACCTGGCGGACGTCGAGGGCGGCTGGGACTTCACGACGCCTGAGCAGGAAAAGGTGGCCAAGTGGCCCGAGCGCAACGGCCGGCGGGTCCCCTGGGAGACCTGCCAGACGTTCTCGGGGTCCTGGGGCTATTACCGCGACGAATACACCTGGAAAAGCCCGGCCCAGCTCCTCGAACTCCTGGCCGAATCGGTGAGCAAGGGCGGCAACCTCCTGCTCAACGTCGGGCCCACGGCCCGGGGAACGTTCGACGACCGGGCCCAGGCCAGCCTGAAGGCCATGGGCGACTGGATGAAGGTCAACGGCCGTTCGATCTACGGCTGCACAGAGGCCCCGGCCGGGTTCGTCGCCCCGCCGAACACGCTCCTGACCTGGAACCCGGCCGCCAACCGGCTCTACGTCCACCTGCTCGATTATCCGCTCGACCGGATCGTCCTGCCGGGGATGGCCGGCAAGGTGAAATACGCCCAGTTCCTCCACGACGCCTCCGAGCTCTGGATGAGCCCCGGGCGCGGGGACGGGGCCGCGGACCTGACGCTCTCGCTCCCGGTCCGCAAGCCGCCGGTCGAGATCCCGGTCGTGGAGCTTTTGCTGAAATAG
- a CDS encoding DUF6599 family protein produces MSRPEGSPGRWRAGRAAALAAVLALLCDGIQALPAAGAARTDGQAAASSAPIPAPGFAPGWAGSGPLRAFTGQDLFNQIDGGAELFLEFGFVRLRLQSYARGRSELTLNAYEMESAASALGIYLMKMGKESPFPEVAARNSSEEVQLTILKGRYFVQVDNLGDVPASRAEAAALANAFLAGVADEPAATPFDALPAEGRLPGSERLIRGPYGLQPYFTFGEGDILSLGGRVFGALAGYRTRDGSPFTRLIVPYPDAAAAAAALARLRANLDPYLKITASRPDGFDFVDYQSKKGSVGLSGAVLDIRFNVIS; encoded by the coding sequence ATGTCAAGGCCTGAGGGATCGCCGGGGCGGTGGAGAGCGGGACGCGCCGCCGCGCTGGCGGCCGTCCTCGCCCTCCTCTGCGACGGGATCCAGGCCCTCCCCGCCGCGGGCGCGGCGCGGACGGACGGCCAGGCGGCCGCCTCGTCCGCCCCGATCCCCGCTCCGGGATTCGCGCCCGGCTGGGCCGGGTCCGGGCCGCTCCGGGCGTTCACCGGCCAGGACCTCTTCAACCAGATCGACGGCGGGGCCGAGCTCTTCCTCGAGTTCGGCTTCGTCCGGCTCCGCCTCCAGTCGTACGCCCGCGGCCGGTCCGAGCTGACCCTCAACGCCTACGAGATGGAGAGCGCCGCGTCGGCCCTGGGCATCTACCTGATGAAGATGGGCAAGGAGAGCCCTTTCCCGGAAGTCGCGGCCCGCAATTCCAGCGAAGAGGTCCAGCTGACCATTCTAAAGGGCCGTTATTTCGTCCAGGTCGACAACCTCGGCGACGTTCCGGCATCGAGGGCCGAGGCGGCCGCCTTGGCCAACGCTTTCCTGGCCGGCGTGGCGGACGAGCCGGCCGCGACGCCGTTCGACGCCCTGCCGGCGGAGGGTCGCCTGCCCGGCTCCGAGCGACTGATCCGCGGGCCGTACGGGCTCCAGCCCTATTTCACCTTCGGGGAAGGCGATATCCTGTCGCTCGGAGGCCGGGTCTTCGGCGCCCTGGCCGGGTACCGGACGCGCGATGGATCGCCGTTCACCCGCCTGATCGTACCCTATCCGGACGCCGCGGCGGCGGCCGCGGCGCTGGCCCGTCTCAGGGCCAACCTGGATCCTTATCTGAAGATCACGGCAAGCCGCCCGGACGGGTTCGATTTCGTCGACTATCAGTCGAAGAAGGGGAGCGTCGGCCTTTCCGGCGCCGTCCTGGACATCCGCTTCAACGTCATTTCTTAG